A single window of Elusimicrobiaceae bacterium DNA harbors:
- the rpmA gene encoding 50S ribosomal protein L27 encodes MAHTKSQGSSVNGRDSNAQRLGVKRYGNQLVNSGEVLVRQRGTKFLAGTNVRVGKDDTLFATVTGRVKFEWVRRDKQQVSVYPEVVS; translated from the coding sequence ATGGCACATACAAAATCTCAAGGATCATCAGTAAACGGACGCGACAGTAATGCCCAAAGGCTTGGCGTCAAGCGCTACGGCAACCAGCTTGTTAATTCAGGCGAAGTGCTTGTGCGGCAGCGCGGAACCAAATTCCTCGCCGGCACCAATGTCAGAGTCGGCAAGGACGATACGCTTTTCGCAACCGTTACCGGCCGCGTCAAGTTTGAATGGGTTCGCCGGGACAAGCAGCAGGTG